A window of the Chloroflexota bacterium genome harbors these coding sequences:
- the ruvA gene encoding Holliday junction branch migration protein RuvA — MISRLRARVVAKGSDHIIADLNGLGLKVRMPGPLLDTINTLGHEVNLFTHFRLAENGREIEAMLFGFGAPEDLSLFESLLSVSGIGPKVALGVLSAAPADAIRAAIMQGNAQALTQFPGIGKKTAERIVMELKGKIKVAESDEILAVSAADAETLAALTALGYSVMEAQRALAAAGDGATTVEEKVFAALRYLGGSS, encoded by the coding sequence ATGATCTCACGCCTGCGCGCCCGCGTCGTCGCCAAGGGGAGCGACCATATCATCGCCGACCTGAACGGGCTGGGCCTCAAAGTCCGCATGCCCGGTCCCCTGCTGGACACGATTAACACGCTCGGCCACGAAGTCAACCTGTTCACGCACTTCCGGCTGGCCGAAAACGGCCGGGAGATCGAGGCGATGCTGTTCGGCTTCGGCGCGCCGGAGGATCTATCCCTGTTCGAGTCGCTGCTCTCCGTGTCCGGCATCGGGCCGAAAGTGGCGCTGGGCGTCCTGTCGGCCGCACCGGCCGACGCGATACGGGCCGCCATCATGCAGGGCAACGCGCAGGCGCTGACTCAGTTCCCCGGCATCGGCAAGAAGACCGCCGAGCGCATCGTAATGGAGTTGAAGGGCAAGATCAAGGTGGCCGAGTCCGACGAGATTCTAGCCGTGTCGGCGGCCGACGCTGAGACACTGGCGGCGTTGACCGCGCTCGGCTACAGCGTCATGGAGGCGCAGCGCGCCCTCGCGGCCGCCGGGGATGGAGCCACTACAGTCGAAGAAAAGGTGTTTGCCGCGCTGCGCTATCTGGGCGGCTCATCATAA
- a CDS encoding NfeD family protein, with product MDTLNCFYFALVGAGVLYAVIAMVTGGIHDVAGGLHLPVDIGGAHTTIDLGHGGDTSVPSLSPVTIATFVTAFGAFGIISQQGFGASSVVSLISAAAGGLVAAVIAHFAFGYFLIAPQGSTEVTQKDIVGATAEVITPIPANGMGEVAFVAQGARVAYPARSVDNQPIERRTIVSIVEIVGTIVSVRPR from the coding sequence ATGGATACCCTAAACTGCTTCTACTTTGCGCTCGTCGGGGCCGGCGTCCTGTACGCCGTGATCGCCATGGTCACCGGCGGCATTCATGACGTGGCCGGCGGGTTGCACCTGCCGGTGGACATCGGCGGCGCGCATACCACCATCGACCTCGGGCACGGCGGCGACACGTCGGTGCCGTCGCTCTCGCCGGTCACGATCGCCACCTTTGTCACGGCCTTCGGGGCGTTCGGCATCATCAGCCAGCAAGGCTTCGGCGCGAGCAGCGTCGTGAGCCTTATCTCGGCAGCGGCGGGCGGTCTGGTCGCGGCCGTCATCGCGCACTTCGCCTTCGGCTATTTTCTGATCGCGCCGCAGGGCTCGACCGAAGTCACCCAGAAGGACATCGTCGGCGCGACCGCCGAGGTGATCACGCCGATCCCGGCCAATGGTATGGGCGAGGTGGCGTTCGTGGCGCAAGGTGCGCGAGTCGCATACCCCGCGCGCAGCGTCGACAACCAGCCGATTGAGCGGCGCACGATCGTCAGCATCGTCGAAATCGTGGGCACTATCGTCTCGGTGCGGCCCCGCTAG
- a CDS encoding flotillin family protein, with amino-acid sequence MDIVTLSLACAVGGLLLVAVLLAFVYSSRYKKVGPNQVLVISGRRHTVVDPVTNTHVQRSFRVVKGGGAFIWPVVERVDELSLELMTLDVVTPKVYTMQGVAVTVDGVAQVKIRGDDVSIATAAEQLLSKNTDQIKNVALQTLEGHLRAILGTMTVESIYKDRDAFATKVAEVATADMANMGMTIISFTIRDIRDDQGYLDALGMARIAEVKRDATIGQAQAERDARINAAAAQQAAREAELAAQTHIAEADKNYQVQKANYDADVNRQKAQAELAYVLQQNITNQQVKAEEVQVQVIEKQKQIQVQEQEVARRERELEATVRKPAEAEQYRIQTLASAKKYQLTTEAEGQASAMSSVGEGEASANKAKGLANADIIKATGLGEAEAVKAKGLAQAEVIQAQGFAEAEAMQKKAAAWQNYNEAAIIQNLVDKMPAIAEAISKPLAQTDRIVVISNGGGDGAGAGASKITQDITNIVAQVPATVEALTGVDIVGGIRNLPTFRKLSGRSDDKDAKPG; translated from the coding sequence ATGGACATCGTAACCCTGTCCCTCGCCTGTGCTGTAGGCGGCCTGCTGCTCGTGGCGGTGCTCCTCGCCTTCGTGTATTCGAGCCGCTACAAGAAAGTCGGCCCCAACCAGGTGCTGGTGATTTCAGGGCGCCGCCACACCGTAGTGGATCCGGTAACGAACACGCACGTCCAGCGGTCGTTCCGCGTGGTCAAAGGCGGCGGCGCGTTCATCTGGCCGGTCGTCGAGCGCGTGGACGAACTGTCGCTCGAACTGATGACACTCGACGTGGTGACGCCCAAAGTGTACACGATGCAGGGCGTGGCTGTCACGGTCGACGGCGTCGCGCAGGTCAAGATCCGTGGCGACGATGTTTCGATCGCCACCGCCGCCGAGCAGTTGCTGTCTAAGAACACCGACCAGATCAAGAACGTCGCCCTGCAGACGCTGGAAGGCCACCTGCGCGCCATCCTCGGCACGATGACCGTCGAGTCGATCTACAAAGACCGCGACGCGTTCGCGACCAAGGTGGCCGAGGTCGCCACGGCCGACATGGCGAACATGGGCATGACGATCATCTCGTTCACCATCCGCGACATCCGCGACGACCAGGGCTACCTGGACGCGCTCGGCATGGCGCGTATCGCCGAAGTCAAGCGCGATGCGACGATCGGCCAGGCGCAGGCCGAGCGCGACGCTCGCATCAACGCAGCGGCGGCGCAGCAGGCGGCGCGGGAGGCCGAACTGGCCGCGCAGACGCACATCGCCGAGGCGGACAAGAACTACCAGGTGCAGAAGGCCAACTACGACGCCGACGTCAATCGCCAAAAAGCGCAGGCCGAGTTGGCGTACGTCCTGCAGCAGAACATCACGAACCAGCAGGTCAAGGCCGAGGAAGTGCAGGTGCAGGTCATCGAGAAGCAGAAGCAGATTCAGGTGCAGGAGCAGGAGGTTGCCCGCCGCGAGAGGGAACTGGAAGCGACGGTACGCAAGCCGGCCGAAGCCGAGCAGTACCGCATCCAGACGCTGGCCTCGGCGAAGAAGTACCAGTTGACCACTGAAGCCGAAGGCCAGGCCTCCGCCATGAGCTCGGTCGGCGAAGGCGAGGCGTCGGCCAACAAAGCAAAGGGTCTGGCCAACGCCGATATCATCAAGGCGACCGGCCTCGGCGAGGCCGAGGCGGTCAAGGCCAAAGGCCTGGCGCAAGCGGAAGTCATCCAGGCGCAGGGCTTCGCCGAAGCCGAGGCGATGCAGAAGAAGGCGGCGGCGTGGCAGAACTACAACGAAGCCGCCATCATCCAGAACCTGGTGGACAAGATGCCGGCCATCGCCGAAGCGATCTCGAAGCCGCTGGCGCAGACTGATCGCATCGTCGTCATCAGCAATGGCGGCGGCGACGGCGCCGGTGCTGGCGCATCCAAGATCACGCAAGACATAACGAACATCGTCGCGCAGGTGCCGGCCACGGTCGAAGCGCTGACCGGCGTGGACATCGTCGGCGGCATCCGCAACCTGCCGACTTTTCGCAAACTGAGCGGCCGGTCCGACGACAAGGACGCGAAGCCGGGCTAA
- a CDS encoding alkaline phosphatase family protein, giving the protein MLKHYLPLAIVPVALMLWGIFGATQLATASFGSLVRYRTPYTVHPAPGAEGAAVSEHVVLILADGMRLDVSQTLPNLNALRKQGADRSLRIGLPSLSLPGWTVISTGAWQEQHGQTTNFGSCDGARDGKPATVLCPAQMDSIFAAAKRKGYTTALGGTPTWQTLLPGVWDTALVAPDPPNAHMDTAAVTAQNDQIEANSLRILKEQNPNLTLIYFSDPDNASHGYGVFGPQGQAAAQSIDARVGRIIATLDLNTTTVLFTSDHGHIARGGHAGDDPEVMIVPLIAAGRGIVPGAYPAGRQADVAPTIAALLGSSFPADNQGTALFDMLSMGPNALAARTVDWASEIAARYDSIVKVIGVTPPGHPALDEARLRLAMRDTTGAIASAQAEVDTARSLAGAVREGRLLQERLARTPLLLLLVAPLAIYVWFMRRMQWEFKRPVIAAIVYVAVYYAIFFGRGYWISLSMLNDDTRIGAWFAERTVDAIIALVAASAVLGVLSRDEYRVWTVLNTFNAAFIVAAALWLQICGFYWLWDFTWPWYLPDITQGFKYYLDVLQTGAFTVVLGGIPIPVILILPLVALGAQWLTARILPPAEHKAHATI; this is encoded by the coding sequence TTGCTCAAACACTACCTGCCATTGGCCATCGTTCCCGTGGCGTTGATGCTGTGGGGCATCTTCGGCGCAACGCAACTGGCGACCGCCAGCTTCGGTTCGCTGGTGCGCTACCGCACGCCGTACACCGTGCACCCCGCGCCCGGCGCCGAGGGCGCGGCGGTCAGCGAGCACGTCGTGCTCATCCTCGCCGACGGCATGCGGCTCGACGTGTCGCAGACGCTGCCGAACCTGAATGCGCTGCGCAAGCAGGGCGCCGACCGGTCGCTGCGCATCGGCCTGCCGTCACTCTCCCTGCCCGGCTGGACCGTCATCAGCACCGGCGCATGGCAGGAGCAGCACGGTCAGACGACCAACTTCGGCTCGTGCGACGGTGCGCGCGACGGCAAGCCGGCGACCGTGCTCTGCCCGGCGCAGATGGACAGCATCTTCGCGGCCGCGAAGCGCAAAGGCTATACTACGGCGCTCGGCGGCACGCCAACCTGGCAGACGCTGCTGCCCGGCGTGTGGGACACGGCGCTCGTCGCGCCCGACCCGCCCAACGCGCACATGGACACCGCCGCAGTGACGGCGCAGAACGACCAGATCGAAGCGAACAGCCTGCGTATCCTGAAGGAGCAGAACCCCAACCTGACGCTGATTTACTTCAGCGATCCGGACAACGCCTCGCACGGCTACGGCGTTTTCGGCCCGCAGGGCCAGGCGGCGGCGCAAAGCATCGATGCACGCGTCGGTCGCATCATCGCCACGCTCGACCTGAACACGACAACGGTCCTCTTCACCTCGGATCACGGCCACATCGCGCGCGGCGGACACGCGGGCGACGACCCGGAGGTGATGATCGTCCCGCTCATCGCCGCGGGCCGCGGCATCGTGCCGGGCGCGTACCCGGCCGGGCGGCAGGCGGATGTCGCTCCGACCATCGCCGCGCTGCTCGGAAGCTCGTTCCCGGCGGACAACCAGGGCACCGCGCTGTTTGACATGCTATCGATGGGACCCAACGCGCTGGCGGCCCGCACGGTGGACTGGGCCAGCGAGATCGCGGCGCGCTATGACAGCATCGTGAAGGTCATCGGCGTCACGCCGCCCGGCCATCCGGCGCTGGACGAGGCGCGGCTGCGACTGGCTATGCGCGACACTACCGGCGCAATCGCGTCCGCGCAGGCGGAGGTTGATACGGCGCGAAGTCTCGCGGGCGCCGTCCGCGAAGGCCGCCTGCTGCAGGAACGGCTGGCGCGCACGCCCCTGCTGCTCCTGCTCGTCGCACCGCTGGCAATTTACGTATGGTTCATGCGGCGCATGCAGTGGGAGTTCAAGCGGCCCGTGATCGCCGCCATTGTCTACGTCGCCGTGTACTATGCGATCTTCTTCGGGCGCGGATACTGGATCTCGCTAAGCATGCTGAACGACGACACACGCATCGGTGCGTGGTTCGCCGAGCGCACGGTGGACGCCATCATCGCGCTTGTCGCCGCCAGCGCCGTGCTCGGCGTCCTCTCGCGTGATGAATACCGCGTCTGGACCGTGCTGAACACGTTCAACGCCGCGTTCATCGTCGCCGCCGCGCTCTGGCTTCAAATCTGCGGCTTCTACTGGCTGTGGGACTTCACCTGGCCATGGTATCTCCCCGACATCACGCAGGGGTTCAAGTACTATCTCGACGTGCTGCAAACCGGCGCGTTCACGGTGGTGCTGGGTGGCATTCCAATTCCGGTCATACTCATCCTGCCACTCGTTGCGCTGGGCGCGCAGTGGCTGACCGCGCGAATCTTACCGCCCGCCGAGCACAAGGCGCATGCCACAATATGA
- a CDS encoding VTT domain-containing protein — MDIEHLIITTGYVGLFAIIFAESGLFFGFFLPGDSLLLTTGLLALKGYFDLWLLLPILFIAAVLGDNVGYWFGAKMGPRLFNREDKPTFEGQGRIKWLANKLFRRKNLLAAKAFYEKHGGKTITLARFLPFIRTFAPIVAGAAEMQYSRFVFFNLFGGLFWAVGVTMAGYLLGTLIPPEKLDQYFLIIVLAAFIIPGLPTLLHLWKEEKDAIIAFVRRLVLNKETPEGATTAPSFGDAEK; from the coding sequence ATGGATATTGAGCATCTGATTATCACGACGGGGTACGTCGGCCTGTTCGCGATCATCTTCGCGGAATCGGGCCTGTTTTTCGGCTTTTTCCTGCCCGGCGACAGCTTGCTGCTGACGACCGGGTTGCTGGCGCTGAAGGGCTACTTCGATCTGTGGCTGCTGCTGCCGATCCTCTTCATCGCCGCCGTGCTCGGCGACAACGTCGGCTACTGGTTCGGCGCCAAGATGGGGCCGCGCCTGTTCAATCGCGAGGACAAGCCGACCTTTGAAGGCCAGGGCCGCATCAAATGGCTGGCCAACAAGCTGTTTCGCCGCAAGAACCTGCTGGCCGCCAAGGCGTTCTACGAGAAGCACGGCGGCAAGACGATCACGCTGGCGCGCTTCCTGCCGTTCATCCGCACCTTCGCGCCGATCGTGGCCGGCGCCGCAGAGATGCAGTACAGCCGGTTCGTCTTCTTCAACCTCTTTGGCGGCCTGTTCTGGGCCGTCGGCGTTACGATGGCCGGGTACCTTCTGGGCACACTGATTCCGCCCGAAAAATTGGACCAGTACTTCCTGATCATCGTCTTGGCCGCGTTCATTATCCCCGGCCTGCCCACGCTGCTCCACCTGTGGAAGGAAGAGAAGGACGCGATCATCGCGTTTGTGAGGCGGCTGGTGTTGAACAAAGAGACGCCAGAGGGCGC